Proteins from a genomic interval of Cupriavidus pauculus:
- a CDS encoding thiolase domain-containing protein, producing MTIHGKAYIVGAYEHPTRKAPDKTVPQLHAEAARGALQDAGLTLADVDGYFCAGDAPGLGMVNMVDYLGLNVRHVDSSEMGGSSYIAHVSHAAQAIAAGKCDVALITLAGRPRSEGSSGTQARNWGANLPDQPFEAPYSPVTVNLYAMVAQRHMHEFGTTPEQLAWIKVAASHHAQHNPNAMLRELVTVEDVLNSPMISDPLHRLDCCVVSDGGGALVVARPEIAAKLNRPRIKVLGAGEHVKGLLGGEVDLSWSAARVSGAAAFEEARVKPSDIQYASIYDSFTITVLMQLEDLGFCRKGEGGRFVMDGNLIAGVGRMPVNTDGGGLCNNHPANRGGITKVIEAVRQLRGEAHPAVQVRNCQLALAQGTGGYMGSRHGSATLILERE from the coding sequence ATGACAATCCACGGCAAGGCATACATCGTCGGGGCCTACGAGCACCCGACCCGCAAGGCACCGGACAAGACCGTGCCCCAGCTTCACGCCGAGGCCGCGCGCGGCGCGCTGCAGGACGCCGGCCTGACGCTGGCCGACGTCGACGGCTACTTCTGCGCCGGCGACGCGCCCGGGCTTGGCATGGTCAACATGGTCGACTACCTGGGCCTGAACGTGCGCCACGTCGACTCCAGCGAGATGGGCGGCTCATCGTATATCGCGCACGTGTCGCACGCCGCGCAGGCCATCGCCGCCGGCAAGTGCGACGTGGCACTGATCACGCTGGCTGGCCGGCCGCGCTCCGAGGGCTCCAGCGGCACGCAGGCGCGCAACTGGGGCGCCAACCTGCCCGACCAGCCGTTCGAGGCGCCGTACAGCCCGGTGACAGTCAATCTCTACGCGATGGTGGCGCAGCGCCACATGCACGAGTTCGGCACCACGCCGGAACAGCTCGCGTGGATCAAGGTGGCGGCGTCGCACCATGCGCAGCACAACCCCAACGCGATGCTGCGCGAACTGGTGACCGTCGAGGACGTGCTGAATTCGCCGATGATCTCCGACCCGCTGCACCGGCTGGACTGCTGCGTGGTGTCCGACGGCGGCGGCGCGCTGGTCGTGGCCCGCCCGGAAATCGCCGCGAAGCTGAACCGCCCGCGCATCAAGGTGCTGGGCGCCGGCGAGCACGTGAAGGGGCTGCTGGGCGGCGAGGTGGACCTGTCGTGGTCCGCCGCGCGCGTATCGGGCGCGGCAGCGTTCGAGGAAGCCCGCGTCAAGCCGTCGGACATCCAGTACGCGTCGATCTACGACAGCTTCACGATCACCGTGCTGATGCAGCTGGAAGACCTGGGGTTCTGCCGCAAGGGCGAAGGCGGCCGGTTCGTGATGGACGGCAACCTGATCGCCGGCGTTGGCCGGATGCCGGTCAACACCGACGGCGGCGGCCTGTGCAACAACCACCCGGCCAACCGCGGCGGCATCACCAAGGTGATCGAGGCCGTGCGCCAGCTGCGCGGCGAGGCCCATCCCGCCGTGCAGGTCAGGAACTGCCAGCTGGCGCTGGCGCAGGGCACGGGCGGCTACATGGGCTCGCGCCACGGCTCCGCCACCCTGATCCTCGAACGCGAATAG
- a CDS encoding tripartite tricarboxylate transporter substrate binding protein yields MTRSFQAPSALRRRLMAAGLFGAVAHPFAALAADAWPAKPVRLIVPFPPGGPVDSTARIASQKLGEIWKQPMVIDNRAGAGGTIGAAIAAKEAPDGYTLFLGSIHHAVNPSLMGKLPYDIEKDFAPVSFAAMFPVFVVAHPSVPASNIKELVAYAKAGHTLAYGSSGNGGGTHLAGELFNIEAGTKLQHVPYKGSGPAMNDLLGGQVQLMFSDAPTALQHIKSGRIKVLGVASRQRSGMLPDVPTVAESGLPGYEAYSWAALFAPAQTPKAVLDRINADFNVAMKDPAVKQRLLQAGAEADAGTQAQMRDRLHAEIAKWRKVIQTAGITAG; encoded by the coding sequence ATGACCCGCTCTTTCCAAGCGCCTTCCGCCCTGCGCCGGCGGCTGATGGCGGCCGGCCTGTTCGGCGCCGTGGCGCACCCGTTCGCGGCGCTGGCGGCCGATGCCTGGCCAGCCAAGCCGGTGCGCCTGATCGTGCCGTTTCCGCCAGGCGGCCCGGTGGACAGCACCGCGCGCATCGCCAGCCAGAAGCTCGGCGAGATCTGGAAGCAGCCGATGGTCATCGACAACCGCGCCGGCGCCGGCGGCACGATCGGCGCCGCCATCGCGGCGAAGGAGGCGCCGGACGGCTACACGCTGTTCCTGGGATCGATCCACCATGCGGTGAACCCGTCGCTGATGGGCAAGCTGCCATACGACATCGAGAAGGACTTCGCCCCGGTCAGCTTTGCGGCGATGTTTCCGGTGTTCGTGGTGGCCCACCCGTCGGTGCCGGCCAGCAACATCAAGGAACTGGTCGCGTACGCGAAGGCGGGGCACACGCTGGCCTACGGGTCGTCGGGCAACGGCGGCGGCACGCACCTGGCGGGCGAGCTGTTCAACATCGAGGCTGGCACCAAGCTGCAGCACGTGCCGTACAAGGGCAGCGGCCCGGCCATGAACGACCTGCTGGGCGGCCAGGTGCAACTGATGTTCAGCGATGCGCCGACCGCGCTGCAGCACATCAAGTCGGGCCGCATCAAGGTACTGGGCGTGGCCAGCCGCCAGCGCTCGGGCATGCTGCCCGACGTGCCCACCGTGGCCGAGTCGGGCCTGCCCGGCTACGAGGCGTATTCCTGGGCCGCGCTGTTCGCGCCAGCCCAGACGCCCAAGGCCGTGCTGGACAGGATCAATGCCGACTTCAACGTCGCCATGAAGGACCCCGCCGTCAAGCAGCGCCTGCTGCAGGCCGGCGCCGAGGCCGACGCGGGCACCCAGGCCCAGATGCGCGACCGGCTGCATGCCGAGATCGCCAAATGGCGCAAGGTGATTCAGACCGCGGGGATCACGGCGGGGTGA
- a CDS encoding RecQ family ATP-dependent DNA helicase: MTLTLPAALMRILEDRFGVTRLRPGQADVLRSVLDGRDTIAVMPTGSGKSLCFQLPALVSDGLTVVVSPLIALMQDQATKLGNLELAPAVLNSAVGDAALADLARRRERILLTTPEQLEDPEVVDTLRRNRVALFVVDEAHCISQWGHDFRPAYLGLRDAAKALSRPPLLALTATATDAVIQDIVQELGMRQPRIVRAPLYRPNLHYAVEHVSGDAGQLDAVRRLVGREAGQGGAGIVYTATVAMAEQLHGLLREAGVEAALYHGRRTAAQRRAAQDAFMTGQAAVMVATNAFGMGIDKPDVRFIVHAQSPGSLDAYYQESGRAGRDGAPARCTLVFDERDRRIHQFFLAGRYPAATDLHRMALAVQDAPLALPALATALPDIGVRRLQVGMRMLRDFGIVARDRAGRFALRDPAAAGVDVIAARYAARSREDHATLQAMLDYARSGGCRWATLLAYYSEAFAQARCGTCDSCRRMDELAQPAAAAPPAPEKRPASTPVTGPAFATGDAVRARRFGAGVVNAVSDEWVEVRFPDDSVRRFLPHFLRAVAAERRRAA; encoded by the coding sequence ATGACCCTGACGCTTCCCGCCGCGCTGATGCGCATCCTTGAGGACCGCTTCGGCGTCACGCGCCTGCGGCCCGGCCAGGCCGACGTCCTGCGCAGCGTGCTCGACGGCCGCGACACCATCGCCGTGATGCCCACCGGCAGCGGCAAGTCGCTCTGCTTCCAGCTACCGGCGCTGGTCAGCGACGGGCTCACCGTGGTGGTGTCGCCGCTCATTGCGCTGATGCAGGACCAGGCCACCAAGCTCGGCAACCTGGAACTGGCGCCGGCCGTGCTCAACAGCGCCGTGGGCGACGCCGCGCTGGCGGATCTGGCCCGCCGCCGCGAGCGCATCCTGCTGACCACGCCCGAGCAGCTCGAAGACCCCGAGGTGGTCGATACGCTGCGCCGCAACCGCGTGGCGCTGTTCGTGGTTGACGAGGCGCACTGCATCTCCCAGTGGGGCCACGACTTCCGCCCCGCCTACCTGGGCCTGCGCGACGCCGCCAAGGCGCTGTCGCGCCCGCCGCTGCTGGCGCTGACCGCCACGGCCACCGACGCGGTCATCCAGGACATCGTGCAGGAACTGGGCATGCGCCAGCCGCGCATCGTGCGGGCGCCGTTGTACCGGCCGAACCTGCACTATGCCGTGGAGCATGTGTCGGGCGATGCCGGGCAGCTGGACGCCGTGCGCCGGCTGGTGGGCCGCGAAGCCGGGCAGGGCGGGGCCGGCATCGTCTACACGGCCACCGTGGCCATGGCCGAGCAGTTGCACGGGCTGCTGCGCGAAGCGGGCGTCGAGGCCGCGCTCTATCACGGCCGGCGCACCGCCGCCCAGCGGCGCGCGGCGCAGGACGCGTTCATGACCGGCCAGGCCGCCGTGATGGTGGCGACCAATGCCTTCGGCATGGGGATCGACAAGCCCGACGTGCGCTTTATCGTGCACGCGCAGTCGCCAGGCAGCCTGGACGCCTACTACCAGGAATCGGGCCGCGCCGGCCGCGATGGCGCGCCGGCGCGCTGCACGCTGGTGTTCGACGAGCGCGACCGGCGCATCCACCAGTTCTTCCTGGCCGGCCGCTACCCGGCGGCCACGGACCTGCACCGCATGGCCCTGGCCGTGCAGGACGCGCCGCTGGCGCTGCCGGCGCTGGCCACGGCGCTGCCCGATATCGGCGTGCGGCGGCTGCAGGTTGGCATGCGGATGCTGCGCGACTTCGGCATCGTGGCGCGCGACCGCGCCGGCCGCTTCGCGCTGCGCGACCCGGCCGCGGCCGGCGTCGACGTGATTGCCGCCCGCTACGCAGCGCGCAGCCGCGAGGACCACGCCACGCTGCAGGCGATGCTGGACTACGCACGCAGCGGCGGCTGCCGCTGGGCCACGCTGCTGGCCTACTACAGCGAGGCGTTCGCGCAGGCGCGTTGCGGCACCTGCGATAGCTGCCGCCGCATGGACGAACTGGCACAGCCGGCCGCCGCCGCGCCGCCGGCGCCCGAAAAACGTCCCGCATCCACGCCGGTGACCGGCCCCGCCTTTGCCACCGGCGACGCGGTGCGCGCCCGGCGCTTCGGCGCGGGCGTGGTCAATGCCGTGTCGGACGAATGGGTCGAGGTGCGCTTTCCGGACGACAGCGTGCGGCGCTTTCTGCCGCATTTCCTGCGGGCGGTGGCGGCGGAACGCCGGCGCGCCGCGTGA
- a CDS encoding Zn-ribbon domain-containing OB-fold protein, which yields MTTPYIPTVHKAPDELPDNAAFWQAARDGKLLVRHCKACGKPHWYPRALCPFCLGDTDWKTASGLGEIYSFSITRRAGPHPFCIAYVKLDEGITMMTHIVDTDLDTVRIGQRVRVRFAETDGGAPVPVFAPVDQAPA from the coding sequence ATGACCACTCCCTACATTCCCACCGTCCACAAGGCCCCGGACGAGTTGCCCGACAACGCCGCGTTCTGGCAGGCCGCCCGCGACGGCAAGCTGCTGGTGCGCCACTGCAAGGCGTGCGGCAAGCCCCACTGGTACCCGCGCGCGCTGTGCCCGTTCTGCCTGGGCGATACCGACTGGAAGACCGCCAGCGGCCTGGGCGAGATCTACTCGTTCAGCATCACGCGCCGCGCCGGCCCGCATCCGTTCTGCATCGCCTACGTGAAGCTCGACGAGGGCATCACGATGATGACCCACATCGTCGATACCGACCTGGACACGGTACGCATCGGCCAGCGCGTCAGGGTGCGGTTTGCCGAGACCGACGGCGGCGCGCCGGTGCCGGTGTTCGCGCCGGTCGACCAGGCGCCGGCATGA
- a CDS encoding CaiB/BaiF CoA transferase family protein: protein MTSAAASPGLPPPSARTGALSHLRVLDLSRVLAGPWCTQNLADLGADVIKIEKPGAGDDTRHWGPPYLHGDDGPTPQASYFAACNRNKRSVTVDIATPDGQRLVRELAARSDVVIENYKTGGLKRYGLDYDTLAALNPRLIYCSITGFGQTGPYAARPGYDLLVQAMSGLMSITGQPDGEPGEGPLRVGVAVIDVFTGMYATTAILGALEARHHTGRGQRIDIALLDVAMAVLANQGAGYLNAGVVPARQGNVHPSVVPYQDFPTQDGKMLLAIGNDGQFARFCEVADVDWAHDARYATNSARVTHRATLIPMMNAVTRGKPTHEWIALLEAASVPCGPINDIGQAFADEQVRHRGLRVEQYRYADGAQPASDPINRICSTASPLRLSDTPPTLRHAPPALGQHTDEVLRECLGLGEQDVAALRARGVL from the coding sequence ATGACGTCGGCCGCCGCCTCGCCCGGCCTGCCGCCGCCGTCCGCGCGCACCGGCGCGCTGAGCCATCTGCGCGTGCTGGACCTGTCGCGCGTGCTGGCCGGCCCCTGGTGTACCCAGAACCTGGCCGACCTGGGCGCCGACGTGATCAAGATCGAGAAGCCCGGCGCGGGCGACGACACGCGCCACTGGGGCCCGCCGTACCTGCACGGCGACGACGGCCCCACGCCGCAGGCCAGCTACTTTGCCGCGTGCAACCGCAACAAGCGATCGGTGACCGTGGACATCGCCACGCCCGACGGCCAGCGGCTGGTGCGCGAGCTGGCGGCGCGCAGCGACGTGGTGATCGAGAACTACAAGACCGGCGGGCTGAAGCGCTACGGGCTGGACTACGACACGCTGGCCGCGCTGAATCCGCGCCTGATCTACTGCTCGATCACGGGTTTCGGCCAGACCGGGCCCTATGCGGCGCGGCCCGGCTACGACCTGCTGGTGCAGGCGATGAGCGGGCTGATGAGCATCACGGGCCAGCCCGATGGCGAGCCCGGCGAAGGGCCGCTGCGCGTGGGCGTGGCCGTGATCGACGTGTTCACGGGCATGTACGCCACCACGGCCATCCTGGGCGCGCTGGAAGCGCGGCACCACACGGGGCGCGGCCAGCGCATCGACATCGCGCTGCTGGACGTGGCCATGGCCGTGCTGGCCAACCAGGGCGCCGGCTACCTGAACGCGGGCGTGGTGCCCGCGCGGCAGGGCAACGTGCATCCCAGCGTCGTGCCGTACCAGGACTTTCCGACGCAGGACGGCAAGATGCTGCTGGCGATCGGCAACGACGGGCAGTTCGCACGCTTCTGCGAGGTGGCCGATGTGGACTGGGCGCACGACGCGCGCTACGCCACCAACAGCGCCCGTGTCACGCATCGGGCGACGCTGATCCCGATGATGAACGCGGTGACGCGCGGCAAGCCCACGCATGAGTGGATTGCCCTGCTGGAGGCGGCGTCGGTGCCGTGCGGGCCGATCAACGACATCGGCCAGGCGTTCGCGGACGAACAGGTGCGGCACCGGGGCCTGCGCGTGGAGCAGTACCGTTACGCCGACGGGGCGCAGCCGGCGTCCGACCCCATCAACCGGATCTGCAGCACGGCCAGCCCGCTGCGCTTGTCGGACACGCCGCCCACGCTGCGCCACGCACCGCCCGCGCTGGGCCAGCACACCGACGAGGTGCTGCGCGAGTGCCTGGGGCTGGGCGAGCAGGACGTGGCGGCGCTGCGGGCGCGCGGCGTGCTGTAG
- a CDS encoding enoyl-CoA hydratase/isomerase family protein — MTEEHTLLVDVADGVATLTLNRPQQKNALNGPIRDALREAVQNIRANRDVRAVVLRGAGTDFCAGGDIRAMNVTAADAGRNRMDDLHGWIALLADLDRPVVAAVDGVAYGAGFSLALLADFIVATPRARFCMPFMKVGLVPDCGALYTLPRVVGMARARDLVFSAREIGAEEARQIGAVFEIVPAERLHARADQLARAMAAASPVAFALTKRALHQSLGNDVRGMLELESLGQGIAFTTDYHHEAVRRFKEKEPPLFRWPAAEGG; from the coding sequence ATGACCGAGGAACACACGCTGCTGGTGGACGTCGCGGACGGCGTGGCCACGCTGACGCTGAACCGCCCGCAGCAGAAGAACGCGCTGAACGGCCCGATCCGCGATGCGCTGCGCGAGGCCGTGCAGAACATCCGCGCCAACCGCGACGTGCGCGCCGTGGTGCTGCGCGGCGCCGGCACGGACTTCTGCGCCGGCGGCGACATCCGCGCAATGAACGTGACCGCCGCCGACGCCGGCCGCAACCGCATGGACGATCTGCACGGCTGGATCGCCCTGCTCGCCGACCTGGACCGCCCCGTGGTGGCCGCGGTGGACGGCGTGGCCTACGGCGCCGGCTTCAGCCTGGCGCTGCTGGCCGACTTCATCGTCGCCACGCCGCGCGCGCGGTTCTGCATGCCATTCATGAAGGTGGGCCTGGTGCCCGACTGCGGCGCGCTGTACACGCTGCCGCGCGTGGTCGGCATGGCCCGCGCGCGCGACCTCGTCTTCAGCGCGCGCGAGATCGGCGCCGAGGAAGCGCGCCAGATCGGCGCCGTCTTCGAGATCGTTCCCGCGGAACGGCTGCACGCCCGCGCAGACCAGCTCGCCCGCGCCATGGCCGCCGCCTCGCCGGTGGCCTTCGCCCTGACCAAGCGCGCGCTGCACCAGTCCCTGGGCAACGACGTGCGCGGCATGCTGGAACTGGAATCGCTTGGGCAAGGCATTGCGTTCACCACCGACTACCACCACGAGGCAGTCAGGCGCTTCAAGGAAAAGGAGCCGCCGCTGTTCCGGTGGCCGGCGGCGGAAGGCGGGTAG
- a CDS encoding LysR substrate-binding domain-containing protein, with product MRFDLVDLNLFTHIAEASSLTRGAERCHLSLPAASTRIKNLEEQVGVKLLSRSSQGVKVTPAGETLLAHARRVLRQIEQLSGDLQEYASGIKGHVRVFANTTAMSEFLPGVLRTYLVNHPDVTVDIRERLSPDIVRAVQEGMVDIGIAASGVNMEGLEVMPYRRDRLVLATALSHALAQRKRVRFVETLDYDFIGLPEESAIHNFLKRAAADLQRTLHWRIQVSNFETAARMIEANVGIGVLPESTARRHAQTMALNIVQIEDDWAERKLQICVADLDALPVFARKLVDLLVADGTGEPA from the coding sequence ATGCGCTTCGATCTGGTCGATCTGAACCTCTTCACGCATATCGCGGAAGCCAGCAGCCTGACCCGCGGTGCAGAACGTTGCCACCTGTCGCTGCCGGCGGCCAGCACGCGCATCAAGAACCTGGAAGAGCAGGTGGGCGTGAAGCTGCTGAGCCGCAGCAGCCAGGGCGTGAAGGTCACGCCGGCCGGCGAGACGCTGCTGGCCCACGCGCGCCGCGTGCTGCGCCAGATCGAGCAGTTGAGCGGCGACCTGCAGGAGTACGCGTCGGGCATCAAGGGCCACGTGCGCGTGTTCGCCAACACCACGGCCATGAGCGAATTCCTGCCCGGCGTGCTGCGTACGTACCTGGTCAACCATCCCGATGTGACCGTCGACATCCGCGAACGGCTGAGCCCCGACATCGTGCGGGCCGTGCAGGAAGGCATGGTCGATATCGGCATCGCGGCCAGCGGCGTGAACATGGAAGGGCTGGAGGTGATGCCTTACCGGCGCGACCGCCTGGTGCTGGCCACGGCGCTGAGCCACGCGCTGGCGCAGCGCAAGCGCGTGCGGTTCGTGGAGACGCTGGACTACGACTTCATCGGCCTGCCCGAGGAAAGCGCGATCCACAACTTCCTGAAGCGCGCCGCCGCCGACCTGCAGCGCACGCTGCACTGGCGCATCCAGGTCAGCAACTTCGAGACCGCCGCCCGCATGATCGAGGCCAACGTCGGCATTGGCGTGCTGCCGGAAAGCACGGCGCGCCGCCATGCGCAGACCATGGCGCTCAACATCGTGCAGATCGAGGATGACTGGGCCGAGCGCAAGCTGCAGATCTGCGTGGCGGACCTGGACGCGCTGCCGGTGTTCGCGCGCAAGCTGGTGGACCTGCTGGTGGCGGATGGCACCGGCGAGCCGGCCTGA
- a CDS encoding class I adenylate-forming enzyme family protein produces MPQDRASATRISDIARHWAAQAPANVAVLEGERTVTFAQLWDAVGLARDYLAAQGVDTGDRVMVIGENCLAVITLVFALSEIGAWPVVTNARLTAREIEEIRAHCTPRLMLFTHAASPDALRHGLRYRAREIAPAGLGPLMAADVDTSSAREPADVARDVAALIYTSGTTGQPKGVMVTHRGLLHYARVTADTRSIGPGDCAYAVMPMSHIFGLATLLLATFQGGGSLYLVARFNVNDACAALQREAISILQGVPAMFSRILAHLHKQGIATLPTRRLRYLYTGGGPLEPTLKRNVETLFGQPLHHGYGMTEYAGSLFITRMDRPRSDCSAGEIVEGAALRIVGPDGEPVPAGTPGELWVKGPGVMRGYYRAPAQTAEALRPDGWLNTGDIGRLGPDGALYIVGRTRDLIIRSGFSVYPIEVESVINGHPSVRLSAVVGRPAADGNEEVVAFVELRDGETFDAAALHAYLAERLSPYKRPARIVRVPAIPTTASGKLHKHQLRGMLAELA; encoded by the coding sequence ATGCCGCAGGACCGAGCCAGCGCCACCCGCATCAGCGACATCGCCCGCCACTGGGCCGCCCAGGCCCCGGCCAACGTGGCCGTGCTGGAAGGCGAGCGGACCGTCACGTTCGCGCAGCTCTGGGACGCCGTGGGGCTGGCGCGCGACTATCTGGCCGCGCAGGGCGTGGACACCGGCGACCGCGTGATGGTCATTGGCGAGAACTGTCTGGCCGTGATCACGCTGGTCTTTGCGCTGTCGGAAATCGGCGCCTGGCCCGTGGTGACGAACGCGCGGCTCACGGCGCGCGAGATCGAGGAAATCCGCGCCCACTGCACGCCGCGCCTGATGCTGTTCACCCACGCGGCCTCGCCCGACGCGCTGCGGCACGGCCTGCGCTACCGCGCGCGCGAGATCGCCCCGGCCGGGCTCGGGCCGCTGATGGCCGCCGATGTCGATACCAGCAGCGCCCGCGAGCCGGCCGACGTGGCGCGCGACGTGGCCGCGCTGATCTACACATCCGGCACCACCGGCCAGCCCAAGGGCGTGATGGTCACCCACCGCGGCCTGCTGCACTACGCGCGCGTCACGGCCGACACGCGCAGCATCGGCCCCGGCGACTGCGCCTACGCGGTGATGCCGATGTCCCATATCTTCGGGCTGGCGACGCTGCTGCTGGCCACGTTCCAGGGCGGTGGCAGCCTGTACCTGGTGGCGCGCTTCAACGTCAACGACGCCTGCGCCGCGCTGCAGCGCGAGGCCATCTCGATCCTGCAGGGCGTGCCGGCCATGTTCAGCCGCATCCTGGCGCACCTGCACAAGCAGGGCATTGCCACGCTGCCCACGCGGCGGCTGCGCTACCTGTACACGGGCGGCGGGCCGCTGGAGCCCACGCTCAAGCGCAACGTCGAGACCCTGTTCGGCCAGCCGCTGCACCATGGCTACGGCATGACCGAGTACGCGGGCTCGCTGTTCATCACGCGGATGGATCGCCCGCGCAGCGACTGCTCGGCCGGCGAGATTGTCGAAGGCGCGGCGCTGCGCATCGTCGGCCCGGACGGCGAGCCCGTGCCGGCCGGCACGCCCGGCGAGCTGTGGGTCAAGGGCCCGGGCGTGATGCGCGGCTACTACCGCGCGCCGGCGCAGACGGCCGAGGCGCTGCGCCCGGACGGGTGGCTCAACACCGGCGACATCGGCCGGCTTGGCCCCGACGGCGCGCTGTACATCGTCGGCCGCACGCGCGACCTGATCATCCGCTCGGGCTTCAGCGTCTACCCGATCGAGGTGGAATCGGTCATCAACGGACACCCGTCGGTGCGGCTGTCGGCCGTGGTGGGCCGCCCGGCCGCCGACGGCAACGAGGAAGTGGTGGCGTTCGTGGAACTGCGCGACGGCGAGACGTTCGACGCGGCGGCGCTGCACGCCTACCTGGCCGAGCGGCTGTCGCCCTACAAGCGCCCGGCGCGCATCGTGCGCGTGCCGGCCATCCCCACCACCGCCAGCGGCAAGCTGCACAAGCACCAGTTGCGCGGCATGCTGGCGGAGCTGGCCTAG
- a CDS encoding class I adenylate-forming enzyme family protein, with protein MTTRIHQLLDHWLALAPGQPFIHLPDGRTLDFAALGALTATAEAELRTLDVRPGDRVMVVAENCPEHAALILACSRVGVWSCGVNARMAPAEIDAFAVKADARVVYFTAAASRAAAGHASRFGAVASALPGMQRGPVRADATPEPQPLRDAVAALIFTSGTTGAPKGVMLTHDALIHFARVTRDARALGPADRSYAFVPMTHIFGLGTVLLSSLLAGAQLVMRPQFDPADLLDALAQHGVSQLQGPPTLFSRLLAYLQEQGIGQPVAPALRYLYTGAGPLDLSLKRRVEAMFGLALHHGYGLSEYAGSVHVTRLGEQRPDTSAGYAVAEAEVQVTDSVTGRALPLGTRGELWLRGRGLMPGYFRDAAATAAVMREGGWYASGDLGEMHADGALFVVGRLKEMIIRSGFNVYPAEVETALNAHPSIQRSAVVGCPERDGNEEIVAFVELRPGAGLDTAALHGHLRERLAPYKRPARIVALPELPTNNNGKILKRVLQEQAGSMLTQGDPA; from the coding sequence GTGACCACGCGGATCCATCAACTGCTCGACCACTGGCTGGCCCTGGCGCCCGGCCAGCCGTTCATCCACCTGCCGGACGGCCGCACGCTGGACTTTGCCGCGCTCGGCGCGCTGACCGCCACCGCCGAGGCCGAACTGCGCACGCTCGACGTGCGGCCTGGCGACCGCGTGATGGTGGTGGCCGAGAACTGCCCCGAGCACGCCGCGCTGATCCTGGCGTGCAGCCGCGTGGGCGTGTGGTCCTGCGGCGTCAACGCGCGGATGGCGCCGGCCGAGATCGACGCCTTCGCCGTCAAGGCCGATGCCCGCGTGGTCTATTTCACGGCGGCGGCGTCGCGCGCTGCCGCCGGCCATGCCAGCCGCTTCGGCGCGGTGGCATCGGCGCTGCCGGGCATGCAGCGCGGCCCGGTGCGTGCCGATGCCACGCCCGAGCCGCAGCCGTTGCGCGACGCGGTGGCCGCGCTGATCTTCACGTCCGGCACCACGGGCGCGCCCAAGGGCGTGATGCTGACCCACGACGCGCTGATCCACTTCGCCCGCGTCACGCGCGACGCCCGCGCGCTGGGGCCCGCCGACCGCAGCTATGCGTTCGTGCCGATGACGCACATCTTCGGCCTGGGCACGGTGCTGCTCAGTTCGCTGCTGGCCGGCGCGCAGCTTGTGATGCGTCCGCAGTTCGACCCGGCGGACCTGCTCGACGCGCTGGCCCAGCACGGCGTATCGCAGCTCCAGGGCCCGCCCACGCTGTTCTCGCGGCTGCTGGCCTACCTGCAGGAGCAGGGCATCGGCCAGCCGGTGGCGCCGGCGCTGCGCTACCTCTACACGGGCGCCGGGCCGCTGGACCTGTCGCTGAAGCGCCGCGTGGAGGCGATGTTCGGTCTGGCGCTGCACCACGGCTATGGGCTGTCCGAGTACGCCGGATCGGTCCACGTGACGCGGCTGGGCGAGCAGCGGCCCGATACCAGCGCCGGCTACGCGGTGGCCGAGGCCGAGGTGCAGGTCACCGACAGCGTGACTGGCCGGGCGCTGCCGCTGGGCACGCGCGGCGAACTATGGCTGCGCGGGCGGGGGCTGATGCCCGGCTACTTCCGCGATGCGGCCGCCACGGCGGCGGTCATGCGCGAAGGCGGCTGGTACGCCAGCGGCGACCTGGGCGAGATGCACGCCGACGGCGCGCTGTTCGTGGTCGGCCGGCTCAAGGAAATGATCATCCGCTCGGGCTTCAACGTCTATCCGGCCGAGGTGGAGACGGCGCTGAACGCGCATCCGAGCATCCAGCGCAGCGCCGTGGTCGGCTGCCCGGAGCGGGACGGCAACGAGGAAATCGTCGCGTTCGTCGAGCTGCGCCCGGGCGCCGGGCTGGACACCGCCGCGCTGCACGGCCACCTGCGCGAGCGGCTGGCGCCTTACAAGCGGCCCGCGCGCATCGTGGCGCTGCCCGAACTGCCCACCAATAACAACGGCAAGATCCTCAAGCGCGTGCTGCAGGAGCAGGCCGGCTCGATGTTGACCCAAGGAGACCCCGCATGA